One Candidatus Binataceae bacterium genomic window, GGGCTGCTCGCACTACTGGCGATCATTGTCACGATGGACCTGCTGATGTGGCAGCCGCTCTCGGTGTGGGCAGAAAAATTCCGCTACGAATTTGCTGCGAGTCCCGAGCCGATGCGCTCGCTCGGGGGGCTGGATGCGGTTTCTGCGATTGGGCCGGCGCTGGTGCGCGCGGTACGCCTCAGCTTCACCCCGGTGATCCGCGCTCTGCGGAGCGCGCTCAGCGCAACCGCGCCGTTTAATCTCGCGGCTCATCCGGCAATTGTGCGTGCGGGCCGGCTCGTGCGACTGATGGTGATGGCAGGCTTCGCTTTTCTCTTGGTCTACGGGGTGATCGCGGGGGCGATCGCGCTGGTGCGAACGCTTTCGGCGCCGTGGCCTGCGATCGCGGCGCAGATTCCGGCGGCGACCCTGGCTTCGACGATTCGTCTGACGATCGCCTATCTGATTTCACTGGGCTGGACGATTCCATGCGCGATTTATGCGAGCGAAAATCAACGTTTCGCTCGTGCTATTGCGCCGATTGCGGAGATTATCGGTTCAGTGCCGGCGACGGCGCTGTTTCCGCTGATCGTATTGATTGTGATTCGGTATACCGGCGGCATGAACCTCGCCTCTATCCTGCTGATTCTCACCGGGATGCAGTGGTATCTGCTGTTCAACCTGTTGGGCGGCGTCAATCAGATTCCCGCCGATCTCAAGGAAGCCGTGCGCTCGATGGGCCTCAGCCGCATCGCCCGCTGGCGCAAGCTCACACTGCCGGCGATTGCACCCTCGCTGCTGACCGGCAGCATCACCGCATGGGGCGGCGGGTGGAATGCGCTGATCCTTTCGGAATACTTTCCCTATCGGGGCGTTACCCACAAAGTCTTTGGCCTGGGCGCGATGCTCGATGTTGCAACTTACGAGAAGTACAACGGACAGATGATTTTGCTGACGCTGCTCTCGATGATTTTGGTCGTGATAGTGTTAAATCGGCTGGTCTGGCGCCGGCTATACGATCTGGCGACCGAACGCTATCGAATCGATTACTGAATGGGCAAAACCGATGCGTGACGCGGATCTCCCCGACCCATGGCTCTGCTCGAGCTCAAGCATATCGCGAAGAGTTTCGCGCACGGCAAAGGCAGTCTGCCGGTGCTCGAAGATATCTCTTTCACCATTGATGAAGGACAGTTCGTCGCGGTCGTGGGGCCTTCCGGGTGCGGCAAATCGACGATGTTGCGCATCGTCAACGGGCTAATGCCGGCGACCTCGGGACAGGTGCTGTACCAGGGGCGGCAGGTTGACGGGATCAATCTGGAGTGCGCGCTGGTGTTCCAGTCGTTTGCGCTGCTGCCGTGGCTGTCGGTCAAGGCCAACGTCGAGTTGGGCCTGGAGGCGCGGGGCGTGCCGCTGGCCGAGCGTGAAAAACGCGCCGGGGCGTACATCAATAAGGTCGGTCTCGGCGGCTTTGAAGAGGCCTACCCGCGTGAGCTCTCGGGCGGCATGAAACAGCGGGTGGGGCTGGCGCGGGCGTTGGCGGTGGGGCCGCGCCTGCTGCTGATGGACGAGCCGTTCTCGGCGCTCGATGCGCTTACTGCGATCACCTTGCGCGAGGAGTTGCTCGACCTGTGGCAATCCCGCGACATGCCGGTGCATACGATCATGATGGTTACGCATACGATCGAAGAAGCGGTCGAGCTGGCCGATCGCATCCTGGTGCTGTCGGCCCATCCGGGACGCCTGGTCGCGGATCTGCCGGTGACGCTGGCGCGGCCGCGCGATCGGCGACGGGAGGAGTTCAATACGCTGACCGACAAGGTCTTCTCGCTGATCGAGGAGCGTTCCTGATGGCGTCGGCTGCGGGTATCAACCCGATTCCCGATATCCCGCTGACGTGGATCTTCGGGCTGCTCGAGACGCTCGAGGATCGGGGCGGCCGCGACGACGGCTACAAGATCGCGCGCGATCTTCAGTTCAAGTTTGGCGATCTGCTCAAGGTGATGAAGGCGGCGGAGATTCTGGGCCTGGTCGCAACACCCGCCGGCGACGTCGAGCTCGAGCCGCTGGGCCGCCAGTTCCTGGCCAGCGACATGAACGGGCGCAAGCTGATCATCCGCCAACAGCTCAAGCAGCACAGCCTCTTCAGTTATCTGGTGCGGCTGCTGCATGGCCAGGAGGATCGCGCGCTGAGTAAAGAGGTCGTGCTCCAACATCTGGCGATGCTGCTGCCGAATGAGCCGCCGGAAAAAATGTTCACGACGATCGTCAACTGGGGGCGTTTCGCCGAGCTTTTCGGCTATAACAAGGATGAAGACCGCTTCTATCTCGATCAGGATTAGAGCGGCGCAACCCGAGACGGAGAAAAGGAAAATGGCATCTGAAGCTGAAGCAATCGTCAGTGAATTCTGCAAAGCGTGGGCGCGGCTGAATATCGATCAGATCATGGATTTTTTTACTGACGACGCGACCTATCACAACATCCCGCTGCCGGTGGCGACCGGCAAGCCCGCGATCCGCAAAACGATCGAGGGGCTGATGAAGGGCACGACCTGGGTCGAGTTCAAGATTCTGCATACCGCGACGGTCGGTGGTGTGGTCCTGAACGAGCGCGTCGACTCCTTCGAGGTCAAGGGCAAGCGCATGTCCTTGCCGGTGGCGGGAGTCTTCGAGACTACGGCGAACGGCAAGATCAAGGCGTGGCGCGACTACTTCGACATGAAGATGTTTACCGATCAGATGAAGTAGGGGCCTTGTCTAATCCCGGTTTCTGAAGAATTTGAGATTCCTCCCGCGCGAGATAGCGCTTCCCACACGGCTTGCCGGCAGCGCCGCGTTTTGTTGATGCGCGCGCGGGAATGACAAGAGCGGCTTGGGACTAGTAAAAGCGGCAAGGTGATTCTGAGGGAGTCGGTGGTGAGAAGATCCGGGATTTTTCGCTGCGCTCAGAATGACAAAGTAGGTCGGTGCAGTTGGAAGTAGCGAGGTTTTGTTGAAAAGTCCGCGACTGAGGATAGAAGAATCAGGGAGTTTCTTCGCTTCGCCGGGCTCAGAGTTGATACTGCTACTCTTGGCCGCGAGTCCAGCTTAGATTGGGATTATCATTGGTACCCGGCGGGCGCTGGAAAATACGAACTAGCGATCGGTTATGCGTCGGGCCCTGACGTCGCCAACCTCATGATCTATTGGCAGGATGCGCCGCGAAAGTTCAGATCCCAAGGATTCGGCGCCGCCGGAACCGCCGGTACAGTGTGGTATGAGGGTACGCAACCCGCTGACTTCAGCGGCGACGGCAGAATGGAATTAGTCGTGATGGCTCCGGTTGGGCGAATCTCTCCTCTGCGAACGAAATTCATTCCAGACGGCGAGTGGCCTGAGGTCTATCGGCTACGCGACTGGTGACGCGTAAGTTTGTCCCGTCGATAAAACGCGCCATCGATCCGCTCGCCGAGGGATTTTTTCAACAACCTAACACTGCTGAGCCAGAGTATGCGACCTCAGATTGTTCATGCCGTGATTGGCACGGCGGGCCATATCGACCATGGCAAGACCGCGCTGATCAAGGCGCTGACGGGTCACGACACCGACCGGCTCAAGGAGGAAAAAGAGCGCGGCATCTCGATCGATCTCGGCTTCGCGTACTTCACGCTGGCCGACGGCGCGCAGGCAGGTGTGATCGATGTGCCCGGACACGAACGCTTCATCCGCAACATGCTCGCCGGCGCGCATGGGATCGACTTGGTGCTGTTCACGGTCGCGGCCGACGACGGGATCATGCCGCAGAGCGAAGAGCATCTCGACATCCTGCATCTGCTGGGCGTCTCGCGCGGGATCTTCGTGATCACCAAGGCCGATCTCGCCGATGAAGCGCGGCTCCGCGAGGTGCGCGAGGAGATCGAAATTCTCGCCGATGGCACCTGCCTCGAAGGCTCGCCGATTATTCCGATCGCGGCCTTAAAAGGACGAGGCATCGACGAGCTGCGCGGGGAGATTGAGCGGCAACTCGACGGCTTTCAGGCGCGCCGCGCGACCGGCCTGTTCCGCCTCCCGCTCGATCGCGCCTTTGTGATGAAGGGTCACGGCGTAGTCGTTACCGGCACGGCGATGGGCGCGGAGGTGCGGCTGGGCCAGAAGCTGCGGCTGCTGCCGCTGGGCGGCGAGGTGCGCGTGCGTGCGCTCCAGATACATGGCGAAACAGTGGAGAGCGCCGGGCTCAGTCAGCGCGTGGCGCTTAACCTGAGCGGCGCGGAGAAGCTTGAGCTCAAGCGCGGCGACGTCCTCGCTGACGAGCGCCTCGAACTGGCGACCAGCCGTCTCGACGCGCGGCTCGAAGTGCGTCCGGCGGCGAAGCGCGCGCTCAAGCACAATCAGCGGGTGCGGTTCTATATTGGCGCGGCCGAGACGATCGGCCGTGTGATCGTGCTCGGCGAGGCGACGGAGATCGCGCCCAAGCGCTCAGCGCTGGTGCAGCTGGTGCTGGACGAGCCGGTCGTCGCGCTGGCCGGCGATCGCTTCGTCGTCCGCGACGAAACCAACGTGCGCACGATTGGCGGCGGCGTGGTGCTCAACCCGTTGGGCAGACGCTCGCGGCGGCCGCTCGAAGCCTATCTCAACAATCTGAATGCGCTGGGTAGGGGGCGGGACGCCGCCGCTGTCGAGGCGATGCTCAATTTGCAGGAACGGCTCGCGCTGACCGCGCCGATCCTCGCGCAGCTATTCGACGCGCCGGTCGCGGAGCTCACGGAGACGCTCAAGGATGCGCGCTTCATCCGCCTCTCGCTCGGCGATGAAGAGGGTTTCACGACCGCGGTCAAATGGAACGAGATCAAACGCGCAGCGCTGGAGGCGCTGACTCGCCATCATCGCGACGAGCCGCTAGCACCAGGCCTCGAGATGGAAGCGCTGCGCACGCAACTACCTTACGAAGTCGCGCCGCGCGCCTTTCGGGCGCTGCTCGAACGGCTCGCGCGCGAAACTGATCTCGTGCGCGAGGAGAGCGTCGTGCGGCTCAAGTCGCATAAGGTGCAGCTCGGGGGCGATACGGGCGAGCTCGGCGTGCGGGTTGAACGGATTCTGCGCGAGGCGGGCTATCAACCGCCGGATTTGAAGCAACTCGCCGAAACTTTGCAGATGCCGGCGTCGGCGATGGCGCGCTTGCGCGCGGTGCTGGGCGCGATCGAGCGCGAGGGACGCGTGATCAAGATCGCGACCGACTTCTATATGGCGCGCGAGCCCTTCGAGTCGGCGCAGGCCAAACTACTCGAACGGCTGAAGCGCGACGGCGAGATCAGCGCGGCGACCTATCGCGACGTGCTGGACGCGTCGCGCAAATTCGCGA contains:
- a CDS encoding ABC transporter permease subunit encodes the protein MANSRSMTQRLFGAAFSFVALAAVIALFFTYRRYQPAPHPPRLSVDARELPYYAFCSFYRMLAAYLIALVFSLIYGIAAAHSRARERVMIPIIDIAQSVPVVGFFPAAIFFFVALAPGRLGVEIAAIFLIFTSMAWNMVLGVFESVRTIPNDSMEALGAFGANSWLKLRRLLLPACVPKLVYNSILSWVAGWYYLIACEIITAGPTSYRLPGLGSYLITAADKGRSGEIVAGLLALLAIIVTMDLLMWQPLSVWAEKFRYEFAASPEPMRSLGGLDAVSAIGPALVRAVRLSFTPVIRALRSALSATAPFNLAAHPAIVRAGRLVRLMVMAGFAFLLVYGVIAGAIALVRTLSAPWPAIAAQIPAATLASTIRLTIAYLISLGWTIPCAIYASENQRFARAIAPIAEIIGSVPATALFPLIVLIVIRYTGGMNLASILLILTGMQWYLLFNLLGGVNQIPADLKEAVRSMGLSRIARWRKLTLPAIAPSLLTGSITAWGGGWNALILSEYFPYRGVTHKVFGLGAMLDVATYEKYNGQMILLTLLSMILVVIVLNRLVWRRLYDLATERYRIDY
- a CDS encoding ABC transporter ATP-binding protein, encoding MALLELKHIAKSFAHGKGSLPVLEDISFTIDEGQFVAVVGPSGCGKSTMLRIVNGLMPATSGQVLYQGRQVDGINLECALVFQSFALLPWLSVKANVELGLEARGVPLAEREKRAGAYINKVGLGGFEEAYPRELSGGMKQRVGLARALAVGPRLLLMDEPFSALDALTAITLREELLDLWQSRDMPVHTIMMVTHTIEEAVELADRILVLSAHPGRLVADLPVTLARPRDRRREEFNTLTDKVFSLIEERS
- a CDS encoding AAA-associated domain-containing protein, with translation MASAAGINPIPDIPLTWIFGLLETLEDRGGRDDGYKIARDLQFKFGDLLKVMKAAEILGLVATPAGDVELEPLGRQFLASDMNGRKLIIRQQLKQHSLFSYLVRLLHGQEDRALSKEVVLQHLAMLLPNEPPEKMFTTIVNWGRFAELFGYNKDEDRFYLDQD
- a CDS encoding limonene-1,2-epoxide hydrolase family protein, with amino-acid sequence MASEAEAIVSEFCKAWARLNIDQIMDFFTDDATYHNIPLPVATGKPAIRKTIEGLMKGTTWVEFKILHTATVGGVVLNERVDSFEVKGKRMSLPVAGVFETTANGKIKAWRDYFDMKMFTDQMK
- the selB gene encoding selenocysteine-specific translation elongation factor; translation: MRPQIVHAVIGTAGHIDHGKTALIKALTGHDTDRLKEEKERGISIDLGFAYFTLADGAQAGVIDVPGHERFIRNMLAGAHGIDLVLFTVAADDGIMPQSEEHLDILHLLGVSRGIFVITKADLADEARLREVREEIEILADGTCLEGSPIIPIAALKGRGIDELRGEIERQLDGFQARRATGLFRLPLDRAFVMKGHGVVVTGTAMGAEVRLGQKLRLLPLGGEVRVRALQIHGETVESAGLSQRVALNLSGAEKLELKRGDVLADERLELATSRLDARLEVRPAAKRALKHNQRVRFYIGAAETIGRVIVLGEATEIAPKRSALVQLVLDEPVVALAGDRFVVRDETNVRTIGGGVVLNPLGRRSRRPLEAYLNNLNALGRGRDAAAVEAMLNLQERLALTAPILAQLFDAPVAELTETLKDARFIRLSLGDEEGFTTAVKWNEIKRAALEALTRHHRDEPLAPGLEMEALRTQLPYEVAPRAFRALLERLARETDLVREESVVRLKSHKVQLGGDTGELGVRVERILREAGYQPPDLKQLAETLQMPASAMARLRAVLGAIEREGRVIKIATDFYMAREPFESAQAKLLERLKRDGEISAATYRDVLDASRKFAILLLDHFDHSGVTTRVGDLRKLRHRE